Proteins encoded within one genomic window of Tabrizicola piscis:
- a CDS encoding DUF1328 domain-containing protein produces MLGWAVTFLVIALVAAALGFGGIAGTSAGIAQILFFVFIVLFVVALIARAVRGRPPL; encoded by the coding sequence ATGTTGGGTTGGGCCGTAACATTTCTTGTGATCGCGCTTGTCGCTGCTGCACTTGGCTTTGGCGGTATCGCCGGGACCTCGGCAGGCATTGCGCAGATCCTGTTCTTTGTCTTCATCGTCCTCTTTGTCGTGGCGCTGATCGCGCGCGCCGTCCGGGGCCGCCCGCCGCTGTAA
- a CDS encoding CsbD family protein produces MNWDQVEGKWKQYKGKALETWGDITDDEFDRVAGKRDQMVGLVQEKYGKAKNDAEREVDAWFERL; encoded by the coding sequence ATGAACTGGGACCAAGTCGAAGGCAAATGGAAGCAGTACAAGGGCAAGGCCCTGGAAACCTGGGGCGACATCACCGACGACGAGTTCGATCGGGTTGCCGGCAAGCGGGACCAGATGGTCGGCCTCGTGCAGGAAAAGTACGGCAAGGCGAAGAATGACGCCGAGCGTGAGGTGGATGCCTGGTTCGAACGGCTCTGA
- a CDS encoding response regulator, which translates to MQTQLPDPVASISSNLPYLRRYARALTGSQTTGDNFAAATLEALLEDSSVLDSSTDPRVSLFHVFHVVWSSAGAPVGEPDTRFSAVAQAHMANLTPNTREALLLQSIEGFTQSEIAQIIRSDMQEVAHLIDTAVREMQNSVSGRVMIIEDEAIISIDIAAIVREMGHQVTGIAATRTEAVALASRERADLILADIQLADRSSGIDAVNDILKIMPDVPVIFITAFPERLLTGERPEPAFLITKPYAEEQVRSAVSQAMFFASTETLRA; encoded by the coding sequence ATGCAAACCCAACTGCCAGATCCTGTCGCGTCGATCAGCAGCAATTTACCCTATCTGCGCCGCTACGCCCGCGCGTTGACGGGCAGTCAGACCACGGGCGACAATTTCGCCGCCGCCACGCTTGAGGCACTGCTTGAGGACAGTTCTGTTCTGGACAGCTCAACGGACCCAAGGGTCAGCCTGTTTCATGTCTTTCACGTTGTCTGGTCCAGCGCCGGCGCGCCCGTTGGCGAGCCTGACACGCGGTTTTCCGCCGTTGCGCAGGCGCATATGGCCAACCTGACCCCCAACACCCGTGAAGCGCTTCTCTTACAGTCCATCGAAGGCTTCACCCAGTCCGAGATTGCGCAGATCATCCGGTCGGACATGCAGGAAGTGGCCCACCTGATCGACACGGCAGTTCGGGAAATGCAGAACTCGGTCAGCGGGCGGGTGATGATCATCGAAGATGAGGCGATCATCTCAATTGATATCGCGGCCATCGTCCGCGAGATGGGCCATCAGGTGACCGGCATAGCCGCCACGCGCACCGAAGCTGTGGCCCTTGCCTCGCGGGAGCGTGCCGACCTCATTCTTGCGGATATCCAGCTGGCGGATCGCTCTTCCGGGATCGATGCGGTGAACGACATCCTGAAGATCATGCCGGACGTGCCGGTGATCTTCATTACCGCCTTCCCGGAACGCCTGTTGACGGGTGAACGCCCAGAACCTGCCTTCCTGATCACCAAACCCTATGCCGAGGAACAGGTCAGGTCAGCCGTGTCGCAGGCCATGTTCTTTGCAAGCACGGAAACCCTGCGCGCCTGA
- a CDS encoding Crp/Fnr family transcriptional regulator — MIPCDKCPLRRCQYFLPFTEDELAFMLRFKAGELTVEAGTTVLMEGSNSPQVFTVLSGMGTRYKTLEDGNRQVINFLFPGDFIGLQAGVMGEMKHSVEASAPMVLCVFNRSDLWNMFKAHPARAYDLTWIAAVEEHFLGESLTALGQRSAGQRIAWALLRIHHRLRAVGLETAGVVPLAFRQQDLADALGLSLVHTNKTLMQLRKSGLARWSDGSLAIADRTKLAEYAGSAPEPLEQRPLM; from the coding sequence ATGATCCCCTGCGACAAATGTCCCCTGAGGCGCTGCCAGTACTTTCTGCCGTTCACGGAGGATGAACTCGCCTTCATGCTGCGCTTCAAGGCAGGGGAGCTGACGGTCGAAGCGGGCACGACGGTGCTGATGGAAGGCTCAAATAGCCCGCAGGTGTTCACGGTGCTGTCGGGCATGGGCACGCGCTACAAGACACTCGAGGATGGCAACCGCCAGGTGATCAACTTCCTGTTTCCCGGCGATTTCATCGGCCTGCAGGCGGGCGTCATGGGCGAGATGAAGCATTCGGTCGAGGCTTCGGCACCGATGGTTCTGTGCGTCTTCAACCGGTCGGACTTGTGGAACATGTTCAAGGCACATCCGGCCAGGGCCTATGATCTGACCTGGATCGCAGCAGTCGAGGAACACTTCCTTGGGGAAAGCCTTACGGCCCTTGGCCAGCGCAGTGCCGGTCAGCGCATCGCTTGGGCCCTTTTGCGCATTCACCACCGACTGCGGGCCGTGGGTCTGGAAACCGCCGGCGTCGTGCCCTTGGCGTTTCGCCAGCAGGACCTTGCCGATGCCTTGGGCCTGTCATTGGTCCACACCAACAAGACGCTGATGCAACTGCGCAAATCCGGTCTGGCGCGGTGGAGCGACGGCAGCCTTGCTATCGCCGACCGGACCAAACTGGCGGAATATGCGGGATCAGCGCCCGAGCCCTTGGAACAGCGCCCGCTCATGTAG
- a CDS encoding phospholipase D family protein has protein sequence MPHSRRSVRILLTASEAYPALERAFLAAQTEIWASFMVFDLQTRLRSPEALAIGKTWFDLIVHVLNKGVALNVVISDVDPIARAEMHRAATRHLRLFSAAAAVANPGAKLKILRPCHPAETGALVRLCIWPYVMKKLFRLSGWLNNLAPDHRAAALRDMDGAVRNLRLRKDGTVGIRLWSLPRLFPVVHHQKLAVIDRRLLYIGGLDLNERRYDTPNHRRAGDQTWHDVQLMIEGPVVAEAQDHLETFQDVIEGRKQPTKTRRLLRTLSLPSRHSLWNFGPKPFISELQTAHRILAQRSRQLIYMESQYFRDVRLARVLAEAARRSPGLNLILILPAAPDDVAFEGKKALDARYGEAMQARSLRIIRKAFGSRLFVGSPAQPRPALPDGKDDANGRSTLHGAPLVYVHSKVSVFDQDAAIVSSANLNGRSLRWDTEAGVYLSAKNDVIELRYRTMAHWLPADIGPDAFEDATAAKVWAQLAWQNAGKPPSQRRGFLLPHDFAAAEAFGRELPILPPEFV, from the coding sequence ATGCCCCATTCCCGCCGGTCAGTCCGCATTCTTCTGACCGCATCTGAAGCCTACCCTGCGCTGGAACGTGCCTTTCTGGCCGCGCAAACCGAGATATGGGCAAGTTTCATGGTCTTTGACCTGCAAACCCGCCTGCGGTCGCCCGAAGCTTTGGCGATCGGCAAGACGTGGTTCGATCTGATCGTGCATGTCTTGAACAAGGGTGTAGCGCTGAATGTGGTGATCAGCGACGTCGATCCAATCGCGCGGGCAGAAATGCACCGCGCAGCAACACGTCATCTGCGTTTGTTCAGCGCGGCGGCAGCGGTGGCGAACCCTGGGGCGAAGTTGAAGATCCTGCGCCCGTGCCACCCGGCAGAAACTGGCGCTTTGGTTCGGCTGTGTATCTGGCCCTACGTCATGAAAAAGCTTTTCAGACTGTCGGGGTGGCTCAACAATCTGGCGCCCGACCATCGTGCGGCGGCGCTACGTGACATGGACGGCGCGGTCAGGAACCTGCGCCTGCGTAAGGATGGCACGGTTGGCATCCGCTTGTGGTCGCTGCCCAGACTGTTCCCGGTCGTCCATCATCAGAAGCTGGCAGTGATCGACCGGCGGCTTTTGTATATTGGCGGTCTGGACCTGAACGAACGGCGCTATGACACGCCGAACCATCGCCGGGCCGGTGATCAGACATGGCATGATGTCCAGTTGATGATCGAGGGGCCTGTGGTTGCCGAAGCCCAGGACCATCTGGAAACGTTTCAAGACGTGATCGAGGGGCGCAAACAGCCGACAAAGACGCGTCGTCTGCTTCGCACCTTGTCGCTGCCAAGCCGGCACAGCCTTTGGAACTTCGGGCCGAAGCCCTTTATCTCTGAACTGCAGACAGCGCATCGGATATTGGCGCAACGCTCGCGCCAGCTGATCTACATGGAAAGCCAGTATTTCAGGGATGTCCGATTGGCCCGTGTCCTTGCAGAAGCAGCGCGGCGGTCCCCGGGACTGAACCTGATCCTGATTCTTCCCGCAGCACCCGATGATGTGGCGTTCGAAGGCAAGAAGGCGCTGGATGCCCGCTATGGCGAAGCGATGCAGGCCCGCTCCCTGCGCATCATTCGAAAGGCTTTCGGATCGCGACTGTTCGTGGGTTCGCCAGCGCAACCACGCCCAGCCCTTCCCGACGGCAAGGACGACGCGAACGGGCGCAGTACGCTGCACGGAGCGCCACTCGTCTATGTCCATTCCAAGGTTTCAGTCTTTGATCAGGACGCGGCAATTGTGTCATCAGCCAATCTGAATGGGCGAAGCCTGCGCTGGGACACTGAAGCAGGCGTCTACCTTTCTGCCAAGAACGATGTGATCGAGCTGCGCTACCGAACGATGGCCCATTGGCTTCCCGCTGACATCGGGCCTGACGCCTTCGAGGATGCGACAGCAGCAAAAGTCTGGGCGCAATTGGCATGGCAGAACGCCGGAAAGCCGCCAAGCCAACGGCGCGGCTTTCTCTTGCCGCATGACTTTGCCGCCGCCGAAGCCTTTGGCCGGGAACTGCCGATCCTGCCGCCTGAATTCGTCTGA
- a CDS encoding sugar ABC transporter ATP-binding protein — MASGDAPVVEARGIVKIFGQHRALDAVDFAVHAGEVHALLGENGAGKSTLIKILTGAYQPDGGEILLDGQPLRFNDPLHAQGHGIGTVYQEVNLLPNRSVAENLFLGHQPTRFGIVQRKLIDRRARELLATYGLEIDVRAELGSYSVAVQQIVAIARAVELSGKVLVLDEPTASLDANEVEKMFQVVARLKERGLAIIFITHFLDQVFAIADRVTILRNGRLIGTKALSQLTATEVVRMMLGKDLAHDHRAIGIAESVQGPTRVEFRNVGRVGRVAPFTLTLHEGEVVGVAGLLGSGRTEMARLMFGVDPSDSGEVNIGGKTVTIRNPVQAVAAGFGFCPEDRKLDGIFGDLSVRENIIIALQAKLGWFRALTRDEQDEIAGRYAEDLDIRAANHDMPVKLLSGGNQQKVILARWLAIDPSFLILDEPTRGIDVGAHAEIVRTITRLREEGLALLVISSELDEVVAYSNRVVVMRDREMVAELKGEDIAPSVIVAAIAANTGVGEGAA; from the coding sequence ATGGCATCAGGGGATGCGCCCGTGGTCGAGGCGCGTGGGATCGTCAAGATCTTTGGCCAGCACCGGGCTTTGGACGCGGTCGATTTTGCGGTGCACGCCGGCGAAGTGCATGCCCTGCTTGGCGAAAACGGGGCGGGGAAATCCACCCTCATCAAGATCCTGACCGGGGCATACCAGCCCGATGGGGGCGAGATTCTGCTGGATGGGCAACCGTTGCGGTTCAACGATCCCCTGCACGCCCAAGGCCACGGTATCGGCACGGTCTACCAGGAGGTGAACCTGCTGCCCAACCGTTCGGTGGCCGAGAACCTGTTTCTGGGCCACCAGCCCACCCGCTTTGGCATTGTGCAACGCAAGCTGATCGACCGCCGCGCGCGCGAACTTCTTGCGACCTATGGTCTGGAAATCGATGTGCGGGCCGAGTTGGGCAGCTACTCGGTCGCCGTCCAGCAGATCGTCGCCATCGCCCGTGCCGTGGAGCTTTCGGGCAAGGTCCTTGTGCTGGACGAACCCACCGCCAGCCTTGATGCCAATGAAGTGGAAAAGATGTTTCAGGTGGTCGCCCGCCTGAAGGAACGCGGCCTTGCGATCATCTTCATCACGCATTTTCTGGATCAGGTCTTTGCGATTGCCGACCGGGTGACAATCCTGCGCAATGGTCGGCTGATCGGCACTAAGGCCTTGTCGCAGCTTACCGCAACCGAAGTGGTCCGGATGATGCTGGGCAAGGACCTTGCCCATGACCATCGCGCCATCGGCATCGCCGAAAGCGTTCAGGGTCCAACCCGGGTCGAGTTTCGCAATGTTGGCCGGGTGGGACGCGTGGCCCCCTTCACCCTGACCCTGCACGAGGGCGAGGTGGTGGGTGTTGCAGGCCTTCTTGGCTCGGGGCGGACCGAGATGGCCCGACTGATGTTCGGGGTCGATCCGTCTGACAGCGGTGAGGTCAACATCGGCGGCAAGACCGTGACGATCCGCAACCCGGTTCAGGCCGTGGCGGCGGGCTTTGGCTTCTGTCCCGAGGATCGCAAGCTGGACGGGATCTTTGGCGACCTTTCGGTGCGCGAAAACATCATCATCGCGCTTCAGGCGAAGCTGGGATGGTTCCGGGCCCTGACCCGGGATGAACAGGATGAAATCGCCGGGCGCTATGCCGAAGATCTGGACATCCGCGCCGCCAACCATGACATGCCGGTCAAGCTGCTGTCGGGGGGCAACCAGCAAAAGGTCATCCTTGCGCGCTGGCTGGCGATCGACCCGTCGTTCCTGATCCTCGATGAACCGACGCGCGGTATTGACGTAGGCGCGCATGCGGAAATTGTCCGCACGATCACCCGGCTGCGCGAGGAAGGGTTGGCGTTGCTGGTGATCTCGTCCGAACTTGATGAAGTTGTCGCCTATTCCAACCGTGTAGTGGTGATGCGGGACCGAGAGATGGTGGCCGAACTGAAGGGCGAAGACATCGCCCCGTCCGTCATCGTTGCGGCAATCGCGGCAAACACCGGCGTGGGCGAGGGTGCGGCATGA
- the ytfQ gene encoding galactofuranose ABC transporter, galactofuranose-binding protein YtfQ: MKIIKTLALAAGIGALLSSASYAEGLSGKVIGFSQIGSESGWRAAETSVTKAEAEKLGIDLKFADAQQKQENQIKAIRGFIAQGVDAILVAPVVATGWEEVLTEAKEANIPVVLLDRGIDAPEDLYLTSVASDQVKEGRVAGEWLVAEVGDRQCNVVELQGTVGSSPAINRKQGFEEGIAGAANLAIIRSQTGDFTRSKGKEVMEGFLKAEGGGANICAVYAHNDDMAVGAIQAIKDAGLKPGSDILVVSIDAVPDIFAAMVAGEANATVELTPNMAGPAFAALDAYLNAGTVPEKFIITESKLYTPADDPQGEYDRRKGLGY, translated from the coding sequence ATGAAAATCATCAAGACGCTCGCGCTGGCCGCGGGCATCGGAGCACTGTTGTCCTCGGCCTCCTATGCCGAGGGTCTGTCGGGCAAGGTCATCGGCTTTTCGCAGATCGGGTCAGAATCCGGTTGGCGGGCCGCAGAAACCTCGGTCACCAAGGCCGAGGCGGAGAAACTGGGGATCGACCTCAAGTTCGCCGACGCCCAGCAAAAGCAGGAAAACCAGATCAAGGCGATCCGCGGCTTCATTGCACAGGGCGTGGACGCCATTCTGGTGGCCCCGGTCGTGGCGACCGGTTGGGAAGAGGTGCTGACCGAAGCGAAAGAGGCGAACATCCCGGTCGTGCTGCTTGACCGTGGAATTGACGCCCCGGAAGACCTGTACCTGACCTCAGTCGCGTCGGATCAGGTCAAGGAAGGTCGCGTGGCCGGTGAATGGCTGGTGGCCGAAGTGGGCGACCGGCAGTGCAACGTGGTCGAACTTCAGGGAACGGTTGGATCGTCGCCAGCCATCAACCGCAAGCAGGGCTTCGAGGAAGGCATCGCTGGCGCGGCCAATCTTGCCATCATCCGCAGCCAGACCGGCGATTTCACCCGCTCGAAGGGCAAAGAGGTGATGGAGGGCTTCCTCAAGGCCGAAGGCGGCGGGGCCAACATCTGTGCGGTTTATGCGCACAACGATGACATGGCCGTCGGCGCGATCCAGGCGATCAAGGATGCGGGCCTGAAGCCGGGCAGCGACATTCTGGTCGTTTCGATTGATGCCGTGCCAGACATCTTCGCCGCCATGGTCGCGGGCGAGGCGAACGCGACGGTGGAATTGACCCCCAACATGGCAGGCCCGGCCTTTGCCGCATTGGACGCCTACCTGAATGCCGGGACCGTCCCGGAAAAGTTCATCATCACCGAATCCAAGCTTTACACACCTGCCGACGATCCGCAGGGCGAGTATGACCGCCGCAAGGGTCTGGGCTACTAA
- a CDS encoding sensor histidine kinase, which translates to MTPRAKRPYASRFAIRFAIILALAMLPAGFFGFIQTKALEKEVQSRSEVALMGATLQAAAGETSLIGRVRGMVGSLAAAVPYVLDSPKACNDLMLQVAAVEPSAALVAFIPVSGVMTCSSAGRTHDFSDSPLFRQVLDAQAPDFVVNPEGPISGTSVLGISHPVYDIAGSYVGYAVMSLPHQSLKELRFGSLIESKDLDAPVVFWTFDRKGTLLTSNIELTAAATQVPSGRPMADFVDATGGIFRDTSVSGRQMTYAVVPIVAGELYLMSSFLPEEPMFTRSWGLSVYMPTLLMWLVGLAVSGFAAEFLVTRHVRTLNRSIVSFARGDRRLQAIDLKNAPSELDELATAYLAMTESITRSEAELEDSLHQKEVLLREVHHRVKNNLQLISSIMNIQIRSARSGEAKELLKNLQERIMSLATVHRGLYQTSGLADVRARELIPDIVRQIMSMSSGPEKPFETQNDIDDLRLVPDQAVPLSLMLAEALTNAIKHSGATRANPGKVVVRLKRSGGSDAVLEVINSSRDDPTKEASTAAETGIGSQLITAFVQQLGGRQESGSADGDYFLRVIFAVSPLSLAENRQSADPSGQSGWNETKD; encoded by the coding sequence ATGACGCCACGCGCCAAGCGGCCCTACGCCTCCAGGTTCGCAATCCGCTTTGCCATAATCCTTGCGCTTGCCATGCTGCCAGCCGGGTTCTTTGGCTTTATCCAGACCAAGGCGCTTGAGAAGGAAGTGCAATCCCGCAGCGAAGTGGCGCTGATGGGCGCGACGCTGCAAGCGGCGGCGGGGGAAACCAGCCTGATCGGGCGGGTCCGGGGGATGGTTGGCAGCCTTGCCGCCGCAGTTCCCTATGTGCTGGACAGTCCAAAGGCCTGCAACGACCTGATGTTGCAGGTCGCTGCGGTCGAGCCGTCGGCAGCTTTGGTCGCCTTTATACCGGTCAGCGGGGTCATGACCTGTTCGTCCGCCGGACGGACACATGACTTTTCCGACAGCCCGCTGTTCCGACAAGTTCTGGATGCGCAAGCGCCGGACTTCGTGGTCAACCCGGAGGGGCCGATTTCAGGGACATCCGTGCTTGGGATATCGCACCCGGTCTATGACATCGCGGGCAGCTACGTTGGCTATGCGGTCATGTCCTTGCCGCATCAGTCGCTCAAGGAACTGCGGTTCGGTTCGTTGATCGAAAGCAAAGATCTGGATGCGCCCGTTGTCTTCTGGACGTTTGACCGCAAAGGCACGCTGCTGACTTCGAATATCGAGCTTACAGCTGCGGCCACACAAGTTCCATCTGGCCGGCCGATGGCCGATTTTGTCGACGCGACCGGTGGAATCTTTCGGGACACCTCCGTCAGCGGGCGGCAGATGACCTATGCCGTCGTGCCGATTGTTGCGGGCGAACTGTATCTGATGAGCAGCTTTCTGCCTGAAGAACCGATGTTTACCCGCAGCTGGGGCCTTTCGGTTTACATGCCCACCCTCCTCATGTGGCTGGTCGGACTGGCGGTATCCGGCTTTGCGGCAGAGTTCCTGGTGACCCGGCATGTCCGCACGCTGAACCGGTCCATCGTCAGCTTCGCGCGCGGCGACCGGCGGCTGCAGGCCATTGATCTGAAGAATGCCCCCTCGGAGCTTGATGAACTGGCAACGGCCTATCTTGCGATGACCGAAAGCATCACCCGAAGCGAAGCCGAGCTTGAGGATTCCCTGCACCAGAAAGAGGTGCTGCTGCGGGAAGTGCATCACCGGGTAAAGAACAACCTGCAACTGATCTCCTCCATCATGAACATCCAGATCCGCAGCGCCCGCAGTGGCGAAGCGAAGGAATTGCTGAAGAACCTGCAGGAACGGATCATGAGCCTTGCGACCGTGCACCGCGGGCTTTACCAGACCAGCGGTCTGGCGGATGTGCGTGCGCGCGAACTGATCCCCGATATTGTTCGACAGATCATGTCGATGTCATCAGGGCCGGAAAAGCCCTTTGAAACGCAGAACGACATCGACGACTTGCGCCTCGTGCCGGATCAGGCGGTCCCGCTGTCTTTGATGCTGGCCGAGGCGCTTACCAACGCCATCAAGCATTCCGGCGCGACGCGCGCCAACCCCGGGAAGGTCGTTGTGCGGCTGAAACGTTCGGGCGGAAGTGATGCGGTGCTCGAGGTGATCAACAGCAGCCGCGATGATCCGACCAAGGAGGCTTCAACAGCTGCGGAAACCGGGATCGGATCACAGTTGATCACTGCCTTCGTGCAGCAACTGGGTGGTCGGCAAGAGTCTGGCAGCGCGGATGGGGACTACTTCCTAAGGGTCATCTTCGCGGTTTCCCCGCTGTCCCTTGCCGAAAACCGGCAGTCGGCTGACCCGTCAGGCCAATCCGGTTGGAACGAAACCAAGGACTAG
- a CDS encoding phage holin family protein translates to MIDPRNDKNSDRDTGAMMADVLSGVARLVQGELALARAEATERLNAVQRSVVQGAIAVVLGITAINALAGAAVALGVSLGLSPVWASVLVGGALLLLALGFAQNAARLLRDASSLPRRSAASVKRDMETLQTMVRRDATT, encoded by the coding sequence ATGATTGACCCGCGGAACGACAAGAACTCCGATCGGGACACAGGCGCGATGATGGCGGATGTGCTGTCCGGGGTGGCCCGACTGGTGCAGGGGGAACTGGCCCTGGCGCGGGCAGAAGCGACTGAGCGTCTGAATGCCGTGCAAAGGTCTGTCGTTCAGGGTGCCATCGCAGTGGTGCTTGGCATCACTGCGATCAACGCGCTTGCCGGTGCTGCGGTTGCGCTTGGCGTGTCGCTGGGGCTGTCGCCGGTCTGGGCTTCGGTCCTGGTTGGTGGGGCGCTGCTTCTGCTGGCACTGGGATTTGCGCAGAACGCGGCACGTCTTTTGCGCGACGCAAGTTCACTGCCAAGGCGCAGCGCGGCGTCGGTAAAGCGCGACATGGAAACACTTCAGACGATGGTGAGACGCGATGCAACGACATGA
- a CDS encoding RNA polymerase sigma factor — protein MDAVAHLDPREELVGFLPSLRAFAMSLTRNRSAADDLVQDTIVKAWTNIDKFAVGTNLQAWLFTILRNTYYSSLRKTRREVADPDGIHAQGLFVKPDHDGRLAYNDFQRAFDQLSPEHREVLTLVGASGFSCEEAAVTMGVAVGTVKSRASRARKRLSDLMGLVDGEDVFSGVDQASLAVMGKSGMQAA, from the coding sequence ATGGACGCCGTCGCACATCTGGACCCGCGCGAAGAGTTGGTGGGGTTTCTCCCGTCTCTCCGGGCCTTTGCGATGAGCTTGACGCGGAACCGTTCGGCCGCAGACGATCTGGTGCAGGACACGATCGTCAAGGCTTGGACGAATATCGACAAGTTCGCCGTTGGCACCAACCTGCAGGCGTGGCTCTTCACCATCCTGCGCAACACCTATTATTCGTCCCTTCGCAAAACCCGGCGGGAAGTGGCGGATCCGGACGGGATCCATGCGCAAGGCTTGTTTGTGAAGCCGGACCACGACGGTCGGCTTGCCTACAACGATTTTCAGCGTGCCTTTGATCAGTTGTCGCCCGAGCACCGTGAAGTTCTTACGCTGGTCGGTGCTTCCGGCTTTTCCTGTGAAGAGGCGGCGGTCACGATGGGCGTTGCTGTCGGAACGGTCAAAAGTCGGGCAAGCCGGGCTCGCAAGCGGCTGTCGGACCTGATGGGTCTGGTTGATGGGGAGGATGTGTTCTCGGGCGTAGATCAGGCCAGTTTGGCAGTGATGGGCAAGTCGGGGATGCAGGCTGCATGA
- a CDS encoding NepR family anti-sigma factor, which produces MYSDMSDSNPKSKIRHQIDENLKRIYDETLNEQIPDKLTQLLEQLRRKAGDADDGGA; this is translated from the coding sequence ATGTATTCGGACATGTCAGACAGCAATCCCAAATCTAAGATCCGCCATCAGATCGATGAGAACCTGAAGCGTATCTATGATGAGACGTTGAACGAACAGATCCCCGACAAGCTGACCCAGCTGTTGGAGCAATTGCGCCGGAAAGCCGGTGACGCCGATGATGGGGGCGCCTGA